A stretch of Henckelia pumila isolate YLH828 chromosome 4, ASM3356847v2, whole genome shotgun sequence DNA encodes these proteins:
- the LOC140861722 gene encoding uncharacterized protein, with amino-acid sequence MPSREPRTLPSDTEKNPKEQVKAVELRSGKKLNAKMTEQNENQKEGDQEASTFKISNSTQTPTAQPNIVIPPPFPASLKKAKIDAQFAKFLEVFKKLHINIPFVDALLQMPSYAKLLKKILSNKRKIEAHPMETWDGRATTYKNVFAACRQIHKISMRGRGDAINFGSTLLGNQKSNIDVQKWKLSLRVGEEEITFDVFDAIKHSLHDHDFYRIDSLDSLLYNFVHGELKDPVEAALTSRGSDDAVDKEIANIIAYLNENPPLKKPLRLRLEDLGDRKDLSPQNPSLETTPTLELKPLPLHLKYVYLGTNNNLPVIISSLLTDAMEEKLVEVLREHKEAFSWKVANIKGINLSVCMHKILMEEKYTPLVQPQRRINPKMQEVVKAETIKLLDAGIIYPISDTAWEGIVLGHKVFEQGLEVDKAKVEVIKNLPPPTSVKGALKERLVTAPILVAPDWNLLFEIMCDASDTAVGVVLGQRKNKVFHTVYYANSMIRRCVQEEEMQPIMSHCHDREGTCNISNWNEIPLNNIIECEVFDVWGIDFMGPFPTFMKKYILVAVDYVSKWIEAKACATNDAHVVLKFLKKNIFNRFGTPRAIISDGGSHFCNKLFEKHLAKYGVTHKISTPYHPQTSGQVEVSNHEIKQILENTLNTSRKDWSVRLDDALWAYRIAFKTLIGTTPYRLIFGGKRLLQLDQLEEFWEQAYDLTLSYKEQTKRIHDKRIKKREFREGPFVIDKFYPSGAVVVKDSQAAQFTVNAQRLKHYMGENFDAKIGTDVFLSEKA; translated from the exons ATGCCCAGCAGAGAGCCTAGAACATTACCAAGCGATACCGAGAAAAACCCAAAagagcaagtcaaggcagtggAATTGAGGAGTGGAAAGAAGCTAAATGCCAAGATGACTGAGCAGAATGAGAATCAGAAAGAAGGTGATCAAGAGGCTTCAACATTTAAGATTTCTAACTCTACACAAACACCCACAGCACAGCCTAATATTGTCATCCCACCCCCGTTTCCTGCATCACTTAAGAAAGCTAAGATTGATGCACAATTTGCAAAATTTCTTGAGGTGTTTAAAAAACTGCATATAAATATTCCTTTTGTTGATGCTTTGTTGCAAATGCCTAGCTATGCAAAACTTTTGAAGAAAATCTTATCCAACAAGAGGAAAATAGAGGCGCATCCAATG GAAACTTGGGATGGGAGAGCCACAACCTACAAGAATGTCTTTGCAGCTTGCAGACAGATCCATAAAATATCCATGAGGG GACGTGGAGATGCCATTAATTTTGGGTCGACCCTTCTTGGCAACCAGAAAAGCAATATTGATGTCCAAAAATGGAAGTTGTCATTAAGAGTAGGAGAAGAGGAGATCACCTTTGATGTCTTTGATGCAATCAAACATTCACTTCATGATCATGATTTTTATAGAATAGATTCATTGGATTCACTTTTGTATAATTTTGTGCATGGAGAGTTGAAGGATCCAGTTGAGGCCGCACTCACCAGTAGAGGAAGCGATGATGCCGTGGATAAAGAGATAGCAAATATCATAGCATATCTCAATGAAAATCCTCCATTAAAGAAGCCACTGAGACTCCGACTAGAAGATCTTGGAGATAGGAAGGATCTATCTCCTCAAAATCCCAGTCTTGAAACAACACCAACTCTTGAACTAAAACCCCTACCTTTGCAtttgaaatatgtttatttgggaACAAATAATAATTTACCTGTTATTATTTCATCTTTGTTGACAGATGCAATGGAGGAAAAACTAGTGGAAGTCCTTAGAGAACACAAAGAGGCATTTTCTTGGAAGGTGGCGAACATCAAGGGAATCAATCTATCAGTTTGCATGCACAAAATTCTGATGGAAGAAAAGTATACACCGTTGGTTCAACCTCAAAGGAGAATTAACCCAAagatgcaagaggtagtgaaagCTGAGACCATTAAACTTCTGGATGCAGGTATTATTTATCCTATCTCTGACACTGCATGG GAAGGGATTGTGCTTGGGCACAAGGTTTTTGAACAAGGCTTGGAAGTGGATAAAGCGAAAGTTGAAGTTATTAAGAACTTGCCACCGCCGACATCTGTCAAGGGA GCACTGAAAGAGCGACTGGTGACAGCTCCGATTTTGGTAGCTCCTGATTGGaatctcctttttgagataatgtgTGACGCAAGTGACACAGCAGTAGGTGTTGTTTTGGGTCAAAGGAAAAACAAGGTATTTCACACTGTCTACTATGCAA ATTCCATGATAAGGCGATGCGTACAAGAAGAAGAGATGCAGCCGATCATGAGTCATTGTCATGATCGTGAG GGCACATGTAACATCTCTAACTGGAATGAAATTCCCTTAAATAATATCATAGAGTGTGAAGTGTTTGATGTATGGGGGATTGATTTCATGGGACCATTTCCCACtttcatgaaaaaatatattttggttgcggTTGATTATGTCTCAAAATGGATTGAGGCAAAGGCTTGTGCAACTAATGATGCTCATGTGGTATTGAAATTtctgaagaaaaatatttttaaccgATTCGGCACACCACGAGCAATCATTAGTGATGGGGGTTCACATTTTTGCaacaaattatttgaaaaacatttAGCTAAATATGGTGTCACGCACAAGATCTCCACCCCATATCATCCCCAAACTAGTGGGCAAGTGGAAGTTTCAAATCATGagataaaacaaattttggaaaatacaCTTAATACAAGCAGGAAAGATTGGTCGGTAAGGTTAGATGATGCTTTGTGGGCATATCGCATTGCCTTTAAGACACTGATAGGCACTACGCCTTATAGGTTAATTTTTG GTGGAAAAAGGTTGCTACAATTGGACCAACTAGAAGAATTTTGGGAGCAAGCTTATGATCTGACATTATCATACAAGGAGCAAACAAAGAGAATCCACGACAAGCGGATCAAGAAAAGGGAGTTCAGAGAGG GCCCGTTCGTCATTGATAAATTCTACCCATCGGGCGCCGTGGTAGTGAAGGATTCTCAAGCTGCACAATTCACAGTCAATGCACAGCGCCTCAAGCACTACATGGGTGAAAACTTTGACGCAAAAATTGGAACTGATGTGTTCCTATCAGAAAAAGCTTAA